Proteins co-encoded in one Methanosarcinales archaeon Met12 genomic window:
- a CDS encoding tryptophan--tRNA ligase translates to MKLDPWGAVDITDYSKLFDEFGIAPFETIIPEIPNPHLYMRRRIIFGHRDYQTILEAMKNDSPFAVMSGFMPSGPVHLGHKMVMDEMIWHQQMGAHAFFAVADMEAHSVRNISWDKCIEIGINEYVLSLIALGFKSDGHIYFQSKNPLVKDLAFELGMKTNLSEMNAIYGFPGETHVSHMLSTLIQSADILQPQLSEYGGPKPVIIPVGADQDPHIRLTRDIANRMRMFKVEPRDGYISVRARVANKLAMRTIADRVDGKTKPYAEHLDIYDNDDMKAVESIVREVEVEHGGCGFYQPASTYHRFMSGLAGGKMSSSAPNSVIALTESPDVAAAKIKKAKTGGSITLAEQRRSGGEPQKCTVYELLMFHLLEDDEQLAGIFKECRDGGRTCGKCKALAVELMSNFLKEHQEKRELAKERLDEFGLKI, encoded by the coding sequence ATGAAGCTCGACCCATGGGGAGCCGTGGATATCACGGATTATTCAAAATTGTTCGACGAATTTGGAATAGCTCCTTTTGAGACAATTATCCCGGAGATACCGAATCCACATTTATACATGCGAAGACGAATCATCTTTGGTCACCGCGATTATCAAACGATTCTGGAAGCGATGAAAAATGACTCTCCATTTGCGGTCATGAGCGGATTCATGCCATCTGGTCCCGTGCATCTGGGACACAAGATGGTGATGGATGAGATGATATGGCATCAGCAGATGGGAGCGCATGCATTTTTCGCCGTGGCTGATATGGAGGCGCATTCTGTCCGTAACATCTCGTGGGATAAATGCATTGAAATTGGAATCAACGAATATGTGCTCAGTTTAATCGCACTCGGTTTCAAGTCCGACGGCCACATTTACTTCCAGTCCAAAAATCCGCTGGTAAAAGACCTTGCGTTTGAGCTCGGGATGAAGACGAACCTGTCCGAGATGAATGCCATTTATGGATTTCCCGGCGAAACTCACGTTTCACACATGCTCAGCACGCTCATTCAAAGTGCGGACATCCTTCAGCCACAGCTATCCGAATATGGTGGACCGAAGCCAGTGATAATACCAGTCGGTGCGGATCAGGACCCACACATAAGGCTCACAAGGGATATCGCGAACCGGATGAGGATGTTCAAAGTAGAGCCTCGTGACGGTTACATCAGCGTGAGAGCGAGAGTTGCAAATAAGTTAGCCATGCGCACCATTGCAGACCGCGTGGACGGAAAAACAAAACCCTATGCAGAACACCTGGACATCTATGATAATGATGATATGAAAGCGGTCGAATCCATCGTGCGCGAAGTGGAGGTCGAGCATGGAGGCTGTGGGTTTTACCAGCCAGCATCGACCTACCATCGGTTTATGAGTGGATTGGCAGGCGGCAAAATGTCGAGCAGTGCTCCAAACAGCGTCATTGCGCTGACCGAATCTCCCGACGTTGCAGCCGCAAAGATTAAAAAGGCAAAAACAGGAGGGAGTATCACTCTTGCAGAGCAGCGCCGGTCGGGTGGCGAACCTCAAAAATGCACCGTTTACGAACTTTTGATGTTCCACCTGCTCGAAGATGACGAGCAACTCGCAGGGATATTCAAAGAATGCCGAGACGGCGGGCGCACCTGCGGCAAATGCAAGGCGCTTGCAGTGGAGCTGATGTCCAATTTCCTGAAGGAGCATCAAGAGAAGCGCGAGCTCGCAAAAGAGCGATTGGATGAGTTTGGCTTAAAAATCTGA
- the endA gene encoding tRNA-intron lyase yields the protein MNGKLVRDRVILEEAAIAELYSTSYYGRPRDGKLELTLTEAAYLLGRERISISLDKKPLNFKEFVKTASNLMEKFELKYIVYKDLRERGYYVQPSVTDFRLYPRGGHPGKTPAEYFVRVVSEREPLPLTDIMRHLETAKNVRKQIILAIVDEEGDITFYDAKKTDMEGKMREVKTNGIKEEAALLGDRVIIWDPELAHALHHGSFFGTLLHEKMLQLSLVESAYLLKKKVIKIVDGKSGKVLSFKKFAEKATRIEPIFDGKYRTYEGLRDKGQVVKTGFKFGSHFRTYEQIDSIEKLTHSKYLVHAIPGDHIFALQELSRAIRLAQSVRKRMIFAYTTDKKVQYVDIGRTKL from the coding sequence ATGAACGGCAAATTAGTTAGAGATAGGGTCATATTGGAAGAGGCTGCCATCGCTGAGTTATACAGTACCAGCTATTACGGGCGCCCCAGGGATGGCAAACTAGAATTAACCCTGACCGAGGCGGCATACCTACTTGGGCGAGAGAGAATCTCGATATCTCTGGATAAAAAACCCCTAAATTTTAAAGAATTTGTCAAGACTGCTTCCAACCTGATGGAAAAATTCGAACTAAAATACATCGTCTACAAAGATTTGCGGGAGAGGGGATATTATGTACAACCAAGTGTAACCGATTTCAGGCTGTACCCCAGAGGGGGGCATCCTGGCAAAACGCCAGCAGAGTATTTCGTGCGCGTGGTATCCGAGAGAGAACCACTCCCCCTGACAGATATAATGCGGCATCTGGAGACTGCGAAAAACGTGCGAAAACAAATCATACTCGCCATCGTGGACGAGGAAGGGGATATAACGTTCTATGATGCTAAAAAGACGGACATGGAAGGAAAGATGAGGGAGGTAAAGACGAACGGCATTAAAGAAGAGGCGGCGCTGCTGGGGGACAGGGTGATAATCTGGGATCCAGAGCTGGCACATGCGCTCCATCATGGCAGCTTTTTTGGGACATTGTTGCATGAAAAAATGCTGCAATTGTCGCTCGTGGAGTCTGCATATCTGCTAAAAAAGAAGGTCATAAAGATCGTCGATGGAAAATCAGGTAAAGTCCTAAGTTTCAAGAAGTTTGCAGAAAAAGCAACGAGAATCGAGCCGATATTTGACGGAAAATACAGGACCTATGAAGGGCTGCGGGATAAAGGACAGGTGGTCAAGACAGGTTTTAAGTTCGGCAGCCACTTTCGTACCTATGAACAGATTGATTCCATTGAAAAACTGACGCATTCTAAATATCTCGTACACGCGATTCCAGGTGACCATATATTTGCATTACAGGAGTTGTCACGTGCCATCAGACTCGCCCAGAGCGTTAGAAAGCGAATGATATTTGCATATACAACCGATAAAAAAGTACAATATGTCGATATTGGAAGAACTAAATTGTGA
- the dcd gene encoding dCTP deaminase → MMLSDRDIRRKMSEGLLIKPFNEDSLQPASYDLRAGESTVIQPKAFALVGSLERVEMPLDVASILKVRSSYARKGLILGGGFIDPGFRGNLTLCLSNMSDKEIEISYGERIVQMLLFRVTSPNSMYKGKYQDSNGVVKAKL, encoded by the coding sequence ATGATGTTGTCGGATAGGGATATCAGAAGGAAAATGTCAGAAGGACTACTTATCAAACCGTTCAACGAAGATTCGCTTCAACCCGCATCATATGACCTTAGAGCAGGGGAATCTACTGTCATCCAACCAAAGGCGTTTGCACTGGTTGGTTCGCTCGAGCGCGTGGAAATGCCATTGGACGTGGCGAGTATTCTAAAGGTTCGGTCATCATATGCGCGAAAGGGACTTATCCTGGGCGGCGGTTTTATCGACCCTGGGTTTAGAGGCAACCTGACGCTGTGCCTGAGCAATATGAGCGATAAAGAAATAGAGATAAGTTACGGCGAGCGAATAGTCCAGATGCTATTGTTCCGTGTAACATCGCCGAATAGTATGTACAAAGGAAAATATCAGGATTCCAATGGTGTTGTGAAGGCAAAATTATGA
- a CDS encoding nucleotidyltransferase family protein gives MKTLKEIKKILSTNRRELRDKYGVKELYIFGSLVTDEQTEGSDVDILVEFYDAPDLLKFIEIERYIEEIIGVKVDLVRKTVIRPEIKDAVLEEAIPI, from the coding sequence ATGAAGACGCTAAAAGAGATAAAAAAGATTTTGTCTACAAATAGAAGAGAACTGAGAGATAAATACGGTGTTAAAGAACTATATATATTTGGTTCTCTGGTCACAGACGAGCAAACAGAAGGGAGTGATGTGGATATACTTGTGGAGTTTTACGATGCCCCCGATCTTCTTAAATTCATAGAGATTGAGAGATATATTGAAGAGATCATAGGCGTTAAGGTTGACCTTGTCAGAAAAACCGTAATACGACCTGAGATAAAGGATGCGGTGCTTGAAGAAGCAATTCCAATATGA
- a CDS encoding DUF86 domain-containing protein — protein sequence MKRDYNLYLKDILSAIDKIDEFIGDMNFDEFVADDKTNSAVARKLEIIGEAGKSVPQHLRERYKEIPWSDVARIRDKIIHFYFGIDYEIVWKVAKERLPEIKPSIEKMLNELESRKK from the coding sequence ATGAAACGAGATTACAATTTATATCTAAAGGACATTTTAAGCGCCATAGATAAGATCGATGAGTTCATCGGAGATATGAACTTTGATGAATTTGTAGCAGATGATAAAACAAACAGCGCGGTTGCAAGGAAACTTGAGATCATAGGAGAGGCAGGCAAGAGCGTACCTCAGCATTTAAGAGAAAGATATAAAGAGATCCCATGGAGTGATGTGGCAAGGATAAGAGATAAGATCATTCATTTTTATTTTGGCATCGATTATGAGATCGTATGGAAGGTAGCAAAAGAAAGATTGCCCGAGATTAAACCAAGTATAGAAAAGATGCTAAATGAACTTGAGAGTAGAAAGAAATGA
- a CDS encoding Lrp/AsnC family transcriptional regulator: protein MDKVDELDLKIIRELQKDARKSYRDIASKVKVAEGTVYNRVSKLREIGAITGFILNIDYSKLGYDLTALIGLVVEGGHLPEIEEAIAREPNVSAVYDVTGEYDAIIVAKFKNRSDLNDFIKNLLAMDNVRRTYTMIVLNILKEEHGVII from the coding sequence ATGGACAAAGTCGACGAACTCGACCTTAAAATAATTCGTGAGTTGCAAAAGGATGCGCGTAAAAGTTATAGGGATATAGCCAGCAAAGTTAAGGTCGCCGAGGGGACGGTTTATAACAGGGTAAGCAAGCTTCGTGAAATTGGAGCAATCACTGGGTTCATACTGAACATAGACTACTCAAAGCTGGGCTACGACTTAACCGCATTGATAGGTCTCGTGGTCGAAGGCGGGCATTTGCCTGAGATAGAAGAGGCAATCGCCAGAGAGCCGAACGTTTCAGCAGTATATGATGTCACAGGCGAATACGATGCCATCATAGTAGCGAAGTTCAAAAACCGTTCAGATTTAAATGATTTCATAAAGAACCTTCTTGCCATGGATAACGTGAGGAGAACCTATACGATGATAGTTCTAAATATCTTGAAAGAGGAACACGGAGTGATAATTTAG
- a CDS encoding glutamine synthetase family protein, which translates to MRSKDEGQVLEAIKKQDIRFIRLWFTDILGQLKSFAISSDIMEEAFSEGMGFDGSSIKGFARIDESDMLAKPDPSTLRILPWRPKEKAVASMFCDILQPDGTPYEGDPRYILKRNLAQLEKTNYTFYVGPELEYFYFEDEKQPKILDIGGYFDLTTLDAASDLRRDTILALESMEIKVEYSHHEVGPSQHEIDLCYSDALTMADTVMTYRLVVKEIAQNHGVYATFMPKPISGVNGSGMHTHQSLFKGDKNIFFDSGDEYYLSDVAKRYIAGLLKHAPEITSITNQYVNSYKRLVPGYEAPVYISWARRNRSTLVRVPMYKPGKEKATRIEYRSPDPACNPYLAFSVMLAAGMEGIKNKYELPEPTEKDVFHMSEQEREKDGIESLPGSLIDAVKLTEKSELVRKALGDHTFNNFIENKKIEWDGYKVCVHPYEIEKYLPIL; encoded by the coding sequence ATGAGGTCGAAGGATGAGGGGCAGGTGCTCGAGGCAATAAAAAAACAGGACATAAGATTCATAAGACTCTGGTTCACAGATATCCTGGGACAACTGAAGAGTTTCGCTATTTCAAGTGATATAATGGAAGAGGCTTTTTCAGAAGGCATGGGCTTTGACGGCTCGTCGATAAAGGGATTTGCCAGAATCGATGAAAGTGACATGCTCGCAAAACCTGACCCAAGTACGCTTAGGATTCTCCCATGGAGGCCAAAGGAGAAGGCGGTAGCGAGTATGTTTTGTGATATCCTTCAGCCAGACGGCACTCCTTACGAAGGCGACCCCCGATATATATTGAAGAGAAATCTGGCACAGTTGGAAAAGACGAACTATACTTTTTACGTGGGCCCAGAGCTGGAATACTTCTATTTTGAGGACGAGAAACAGCCCAAAATATTGGATATAGGCGGGTATTTCGATCTCACCACCCTAGATGCGGCAAGCGATCTGCGGCGCGACACGATACTCGCCCTGGAGTCAATGGAGATAAAGGTGGAATATAGCCATCATGAGGTGGGGCCATCTCAACACGAGATAGATTTGTGCTATAGCGATGCACTCACCATGGCAGATACTGTAATGACTTATAGACTGGTGGTTAAAGAGATAGCGCAAAACCACGGCGTATATGCCACATTTATGCCAAAGCCCATATCAGGGGTAAATGGGAGTGGCATGCATACACACCAATCTTTATTCAAGGGGGATAAAAACATATTTTTTGACTCGGGTGACGAATATTATCTATCCGATGTTGCTAAAAGATATATCGCAGGATTGTTAAAGCATGCACCGGAGATTACGTCCATCACCAACCAATATGTCAATTCATATAAACGCCTGGTTCCAGGCTATGAGGCGCCTGTGTATATATCATGGGCCCGAAGAAACCGGTCTACATTGGTCAGAGTGCCCATGTATAAGCCAGGGAAGGAAAAAGCAACGAGAATCGAGTACCGCAGTCCAGATCCTGCATGCAATCCGTATCTGGCCTTCTCGGTAATGCTGGCGGCAGGTATGGAAGGGATTAAAAACAAATATGAATTGCCAGAACCAACTGAGAAAGATGTTTTTCATATGAGTGAGCAGGAAAGAGAGAAGGATGGGATAGAGTCGCTTCCAGGCAGTCTGATTGACGCTGTCAAACTGACTGAGAAAAGTGAACTGGTACGAAAAGCGCTGGGCGATCATACCTTCAACAACTTTATCGAGAATAAAAAGATAGAGTGGGATGGATACAAAGTATGCGTCCATCCTTATGAGATAGAAAAGTATCTGCCAATATTATGA
- a CDS encoding DNA integrity scanning protein DisA nucleotide-binding domain protein: protein MNKIDSKDIKSEVMRVILNISKSLARENQGALFIIADRDKIEGNYHLHYPQIQFAGNLLSNGMDSVVEKLATLDGAVILTPDGELVAYGSRILKSETLLGFGTKHAAARGITLYDDSFTAVLVSEESSWIKVFQKGDAVLETDSIAIEPPTLDKVSRFLINHDMALLAGAGITVAAGIVSAPAVLIVGGAYMVVKTAGQVISSAIKKEKKRY from the coding sequence ATGAACAAAATAGATAGCAAGGATATTAAATCAGAGGTAATGCGTGTCATCCTTAATATCTCAAAAAGTCTTGCCAGAGAGAATCAGGGCGCTTTATTCATAATAGCGGACAGGGATAAAATCGAGGGCAACTACCACCTCCACTACCCCCAAATCCAGTTTGCAGGAAATCTCCTGAGTAATGGAATGGATTCCGTAGTTGAAAAGCTTGCTACACTCGACGGGGCCGTAATTCTAACGCCTGACGGCGAGCTTGTGGCATATGGTTCAAGGATATTAAAATCAGAAACCTTACTCGGTTTCGGCACAAAACATGCGGCTGCACGCGGCATTACATTATACGATGACTCTTTCACTGCAGTCCTTGTATCAGAAGAGAGCAGCTGGATAAAGGTCTTCCAGAAAGGAGATGCGGTTCTCGAGACCGATTCCATAGCTATTGAACCTCCCACGCTTGACAAGGTTTCCCGCTTTCTCATAAACCATGACATGGCACTGCTTGCAGGCGCTGGAATAACGGTAGCTGCAGGAATAGTATCAGCCCCTGCGGTATTGATTGTGGGAGGGGCTTATATGGTGGTAAAAACAGCAGGTCAGGTAATCTCCTCGGCTATAAAGAAAGAAAAGAAGCGATATTAA